The DNA window CTGCGCCTGGCGGGGCTGCTGCCCGAGCCGGAGAGCTGCGCGGCGTGCGGGCGGCCTCTGACCGGCGGGACGAGTGCCTTGTCGCCGGAGAGGGGCTTCACCTGTCCCGAGCACGCGGAACCCGGCGCCGTGGAGCTTTCCCGCCGGGCGGTCGAGTGGCTCGCCGCCACACGGCACACCGCCCCCGACGCGCTGCCGCCCCTGCCGGCGGGTGAGCACGCAGCGCTCGGTGCCGCGCTCCGGCGGCTCGTCGTCGGTTTCACCGAGCGCCCCTTGAAGGCGCACGGCGCCCTCGAGCGGCTGCGCGCGGCCGGCGGCGTTCCCGGGGACGCCGATCCGGGGGGAGGCGGTCGATGAGCGAACGGAAGCGAACCCTGCGGTCGCTGCAGCGGATGATGCTCGACCTGTCGCGCTATTGGGCGGACCGGGGTGCCGTCCTCCACCAGCCCTTCGACAAGGAAGTGGGCGCCGGAACGATGCACCCGGAGACCTTCTTCCGCAGCCTCGGGCCGGAGCCGTGGCGGGTCGCCTACTGCCAGCCCTCCCGCCGGCCGGTGGACGGCCGCTACGCCGACAACCCGATGAGGGTCTACGAGCATTTCCAATTCCAGGTCGTTCTCAAGCCGTCGCCGGAGGATGTCCAGGACCTCTACCTCGGCTCGCTCGCCGCGATGGGCATCGATCCCTCCGAGCACGACATCCGCTTCGAGGAAGACAACTGGGAGTCGCCGACGCTCGGCGCGGCCGGGGTGGGCTGGCAGGTCACGATGGACGGAATGGAGATCTCCCAGTTCACCTACTTCCAGGTGATGGGAGGATGCGAGCTCGAGGTCATCCCGGTGGAGCTGACCTACGGCATGGAGCGGATCTGCATGTTCATCAACGACATCCGCGACATCTTCGACCTGCCGTGGGCCGAGGCTCCGTGGCGGCCCGGCGGCGCGGTCACCTACGGCGACCTCCGGCGGAGGGCGGAACGCGAGCAGAGCGCCTACTGCTTCACCGAGGCCGACGTCGAGCTGCACCGCCGTCACTTCGAGGAAGCGGAGCGGGAGGCGCGGCGTCTGCTGGAGAGGACCGGCGACGGCCCCGTTCCCGGACCGCTGCTGTTCCCAGCCTACGAACGCGTGCTGGAGGCCTCGCACCTCTTCAACGTCCTCGACG is part of the Acidobacteriota bacterium genome and encodes:
- a CDS encoding glycine--tRNA ligase subunit alpha, producing the protein MSERKRTLRSLQRMMLDLSRYWADRGAVLHQPFDKEVGAGTMHPETFFRSLGPEPWRVAYCQPSRRPVDGRYADNPMRVYEHFQFQVVLKPSPEDVQDLYLGSLAAMGIDPSEHDIRFEEDNWESPTLGAAGVGWQVTMDGMEISQFTYFQVMGGCELEVIPVELTYGMERICMFINDIRDIFDLPWAEAPWRPGGAVTYGDLRRRAEREQSAYCFTEADVELHRRHFEEAEREARRLLERTGDGPVPGPLLFPAYERVLEASHLFNVLDARGALSVTERQGMIQRIRRLAVACARSYLAGTAGEEVP